GAAGGCGAAAAAGGGTAGTTTAGCAATGGGTTGGTTGTAAAAATTTTCAGCCTGAACTTTACCACCTCTTACATTTCCACTGTAAATGGTTCGACCAAACAGTTGCAGTTGCACGCGAGTGAAATCAAATGCAAGCAGGTTCTTTTTTCCTAAGTACTGCGCCAATCCCTCAAATTTTAAGAATATTGGACTTAATTGAACGGAATTAGTAATTGCTCCTTTGCCTAAATTGCTGTCTTCTTGAGAAGCCGCACTAAAGGAAATATGGGCTGGAGTTAACTTAGGCATATAAAAGCCTTTACCCAAAACAATTCCTCCTCGCTTTCTCAATTTCTTTGTTCCAGTGGTAAAACACAGCCGCCATTTACCTAAAAGCAGTTCAAATGCATAAGTCAGTCTTTGTTGTTTGGCAGTTTTTTCTGCTTGTAGCAATGCATCGACAACGGATTCAGCAGAAGGACGTTGGTTTGTTTGTCCTTGATAGAAAGCAACTGCTTCAGAAAGCACGCTCAGAAAATCTGGGGAAACTTTTGATGTTAAATCAGTGGTCATAAAAATTTTTACCTGTTTTCTTTTCAACAAAGCTGACCAGACAAATTAGTTGTAAGAAGGCTGGGTGAAGCATCTTATCTAACTAATAACTTACCTTGACTAGATGCTGCTGATATATGTCTTTCTGTTTGTGGGTTCATGCGCGAACCCACACACATTGACATTGCCTGCATCCCCTCTTCCTGCAGGTCGGTTATCAGATGTACTTACTCAGCAAGATTTTAGAGCGCTAGAATAAAACTATTGCTATCGCTGGAATACTCTATGCAAATCACGGTTGAAATTCCTGATGAAATTGCCAAGCGATTAGACCAAGCACGGGGCGGTCTTTCTCGTCGGCTGTTAGAAGTGATTGTCGCAGATGCTTACCGTTGCAGGGAAATTAGTACATCTGAAGTCCGACAAATACTCCAGTTAGGGTCTCGTTTAAAAACCCATGCCTTCTTGAAACGGATGGGTGTTTATCTTAATTATGATGAGACTGAATTAGAAAAAGATATTCAAACCCTTAAAGAGTTCAGAGTGAAATGATTATTGTCTCTGACACTTCACCAATTTGTTACTTGTTGCTAATCGACCATATCAACATATTGAAAGAACTCTACTGTGTAGTCATAATTCCCCAAGTTGTAGCTGATGAGCTAAATGCTCCTGAGTCACCGCCTGTTGTCCGGAATTGGATTGCTAATCCTCCTGATTGGCTACAAATTCAGACTGTGGAAGCACGCAAAATTTTAGGATTGGAAAAACTTGACCCTGGTGAACGAGAAGCAATTTTATTAGCAGAGCAAATCAAAGCTGAATTGGTCATTTTAGATGACAAAGCAGCAAGACACATAGCTATGGAAAGAGGTTTAAAAATTATTGGACTGTTGGGTATTTTGAAGGATGCTGCTAGCTTTGGGCTGCTAGATTTAACAACTACTTTTGAAAGACTACAAGAAGCTGGCTTTTGGGTAGCACCAAATCTGCTTAAACAATTACTGAAGAAGGATTAAAGTTAGGTCCAACCAACCACGCATTTGTTCTTCAACTGTAATCACAGTTATAGCAATTGCCTCTGTTTTTACATTATTTACACGCTGTTTCACCAGAGAATGTTGTTTTTGAAAAAGTGTAAGAGTATCTGTATCTAGTATCCACAAACTCATTAAATCTTATCCTCTGTACCCATTTCTGTATCAAGTTCGCGCCGGTAAGCTTCGATATTTAATACTACCTCATCAAAAAGAGAATTATCTTTATACATTCCGGCAAATTTCATCCAAGGATGTTCGGATTTTGGCATCCTTCAATCGATTGCAGCATGAGCGAGCTTAATTCATATCATATAATTGTAAATGATTTTGCAACATTAGCATCATTTATCCACACTGCTTCCTATAATTAAGGAGATAGCAATAATCAAAGCAAGTTAAAGATGTTTACCCAGAAGCTAACATTGGAAATTCCAGAATCACTATTTGAAGAGTTAAATCACCTGTCTGAGTTAACTGGTCAATCAGTACAATCCTTGGCATTGCAAAGTATCACGAGTAGCTTACCTCGCTTTCGTGACAAAGTACATAACTTAGATGAGCTACTATCACGGGTAACAACGGATAATTTACATGGTGAAATTGATAGTGGAGAACCTGTAGGTCGTGAAGTCAACTGATTCTGAGTTATATATTACTAAGCAAGGCGACATCATTAAAATAGAATAAAACTACTGCTATAGCTAGAATACTCTATGCAAATCACGGTTAAAATTCCTGATGAACTTCAGTAATATCTACCTTTAAATCAGCTTATTGCATTTTCCAAGACGCTTCATTCAGATCCCCGACTTCTTAGAGAAGTCGGGGATCTAGGGAGTTTACAACCCCACCATAGCAAGCGCCACAGCCCCCCATAAAGGCGCATCATCCCCTAGCACAGCCGGAACAATCTCAAAATTTACCTCTGGTAAAGCAGTCTCCCGCGCCACCTTTTGCAAAACAGCCCAAAAATTCTCCCCAGCTTTCGTCACACCACCACCCAACACAAATCGCTGCGGATTCATCAAATTCGCCACATTCCCAATCCCTATACCCAAAGCCCAACTAGCCCTATACAAAAGTTCCCCAGCCAATTCATCCCCAGCCGTCGCCGCCTCACTTACCACCTTCCCCGTAATCAACTCCAAATTATCTCCCACCAACTCCCTCAAAATCTCTCCTCTGCGTCCTCTGCGACTCTGCGGTTCATTCAACAAAGCCTCCCTTGCATCCTGCGCCATATAAGGTCCCGACGCCAACCTTTCCACACACCCCCGCTTCCCACACAAACAAACTGGTCCAGAAGGATCTACAACCATGTGTCCAATTTCACCAGCCATCCCTTCCGCACCCCACCAGGGCTGACCTTTAATTATCCAACCACCGCCCACACCAGTACTGACAGTCATATAAAACAAGCTATCGTATCCCTGACCCGCACCAAAGCGATACTCGCCCAAAGCCGCAACATTAGCATCATTATCCACACTACACGGAACGCCAAATTCTTCCTCTAACAACGTCCTTAAAGGTATAGCCTCCCATCCAGGGACATGATGAGACAACCGCACTATCCCAGTTGTTGCATCCACTGGTCCCCCAAAGCTAACACTGATCGCATCCGGTTTTTTCCCTTGTAGCACCGAAGCAATGAGCGATCGCATAATCTTCAAATCGGTATCAGCATTGGTATTTGTAGGTGACAAGCGGCGTTCATAACCCAACCATTCTTGAGAGCCTGCATTAACAGTCGCTGCTGCTAGCTTTGTACCACCAAAATCAAGGGCTAAGATTAATGTCATGGATAGTGGATATTGGATAGTGGATAGTGGTTAGTGGTTAGTGGTTGGCAATTAACAACTAACCACTAACGATTATGAATAACTGAATCAATAAACTGTTGCAATTTTTCATAATGAGACCCTTTCCAGTACACCTGTTTGCAGTTTTGACAGCGATAAAATTCGTTAACGTACAAACGAA
This genomic interval from Scytonema hofmannii PCC 7110 contains the following:
- a CDS encoding DUF3368 domain-containing protein, whose translation is MIIVSDTSPICYLLLIDHINILKELYCVVIIPQVVADELNAPESPPVVRNWIANPPDWLQIQTVEARKILGLEKLDPGEREAILLAEQIKAELVILDDKAARHIAMERGLKIIGLLGILKDAASFGLLDLTTTFERLQEAGFWVAPNLLKQLLKKD
- a CDS encoding UPF0175 family protein, which encodes MQITVEIPDEIAKRLDQARGGLSRRLLEVIVADAYRCREISTSEVRQILQLGSRLKTHAFLKRMGVYLNYDETELEKDIQTLKEFRVK
- a CDS encoding ROK family protein — encoded protein: MTLILALDFGGTKLAAATVNAGSQEWLGYERRLSPTNTNADTDLKIMRSLIASVLQGKKPDAISVSFGGPVDATTGIVRLSHHVPGWEAIPLRTLLEEEFGVPCSVDNDANVAALGEYRFGAGQGYDSLFYMTVSTGVGGGWIIKGQPWWGAEGMAGEIGHMVVDPSGPVCLCGKRGCVERLASGPYMAQDAREALLNEPQSRRGRRGEILRELVGDNLELITGKVVSEAATAGDELAGELLYRASWALGIGIGNVANLMNPQRFVLGGGVTKAGENFWAVLQKVARETALPEVNFEIVPAVLGDDAPLWGAVALAMVGL